One genomic window of Coffea eugenioides isolate CCC68of chromosome 1, Ceug_1.0, whole genome shotgun sequence includes the following:
- the LOC113783668 gene encoding feruloyl CoA ortho-hydroxylase 1-like has product MSAESIEFEHTDVVDFAVKQGNGVNGLSKLGLKSIPHRYILPPEERLNQNQIVLEDSIPIIDVSNWGDPEVAASICEAAAKWGFFQIINHGIPLEVLEDVLEAGHKFFELPNEERRKYLKENSPTPTVQLKTGFSPLAGKVFEWKDYLVHHYVPDNVSSDLWPSVSKDQVLEYMKWAKPVIKKLVEVLLQGLNVKEFGGSQESQLIDRTTISLIHYPMCPSPELACGARQHSDISSITILLQDDVGGLYVKGTTADQWIHVSPVKGALAVNIGDILQIASNDRYKSIEHQVIVNGRRNRVSVPIFVSPAADTVVGPFPQSLENGKKPIYKHVIYSDYLNYFLSKRDDRKQTIEFAKI; this is encoded by the exons ATGTCAGCAGAATCTATTGAATTTGAACATACTGATGTCGTAGACTTTGCAGTAAAGCAAGGAAATGGGGTCAATGGCCTATCAAAATTAGGCCTAAAATCCATCCCTCATAGATACATATTACCCCCAGAAGAAAGACTTAACCAGAACCAGATAGTTCTTGAAGATTCAATACCAATCATTGATGTATCCAACTGGGGTGATCCAGAAGTTGCAGCGTCAATCTGTGAGGCTGCAGCCAAGTGGGGTTTCTTTCAAATCATCAACCACGGCATCCCACTTGAGGTTCTTGAAGATGTACTGGAAGCTGGGCACAAGTTCTTTGAGTTACCAAATGAGGAAAGGAGGAAGtatttgaaggaaaattcccCTACTCCCACTGTGCAGTTGAAGACTGGCTTTAGTCCTTTAGCAGGAAAGGTTTTCGAGTGGAAAGATTATCTTGTGCACCATTATGTTCCTGATAATGTGAGTTCAGACTTGTGGCCTTCTGTGTCCAA AGATCAAGTGCTGGAATACATGAAGTGGGCTAAACCTGTCATCAAAAAGCTAGTTGAGGTGCTACTACAGGGACTTAATGTGAAGGAATTTGGTGGATCACAAGAATCTCAACTCATAGATCGTACAACTATCAGCCTCATTCACTATCCCATGTGTCCAAGCCCTGAGCTCGCTTGTGGAGCGCGTCAACATTCTGATATCTCTAGTATCACTATCCTCCTCCAAGATGATGTAGGTGGCCTCTATGTGAAAGGAACAACAGCTGATCAATGGATCCATGTATCACCAGTCAAAGGGGCACTTGCAGTTAACATAGGCGACATACTACAAATTGCGAGCAATGATCGGTATAAGAGCATTGAGCATCAGGTGATTGTTAACGGAAGGAGAAACAGGGTTTCAGTGCCTATATTCGTAAGCCCTGCTGCTGATACAGTTGTTGGTCCATTTCCACAATCCCTGGAGAATGGAAAGAAACCAATTTATAAGCATGTCATCTACTCGGATTACCTCAACTACTTCTTGAGTAAAAGGGATGACAGAAAGCAGACAATTGAATTTGctaaaatatga
- the LOC113777221 gene encoding translation initiation factor eIF-2B subunit gamma gives MDFQVVVLAGGFSKTLVPLVSKEVPKALLPVANRPVLSYVLELLEQNNLKDLIVVVESESAALLIGGWISSAYVDRLHVEVAAVPEEIGTAGALRAIDHHLTASDILVVSGDLVCDVPPGVVAATHRRHDAVVTAMLCSNPVSGSTESGSSGVKDKAKKRYNIIGLDPTKQFLLHVAAGVEVEKDVRVQKSILRAVGQMDIRADLMDAHMYAFKRSVLQEVLNQKEAFQSLRRDVLPYLVRSQLRSELLLNGVQSEENGNDKDASQNPKIVLSQLLANASTPSFHELQHALGPNGFSLSPRKTHKCCVYIASNSNYCVRLNTIQAFSDINRDVIGDASHLSGYSFSAQNNIIDPSAVLGSKTTVGPQCMLGEGSQMGDKCSVKKSVIGRHCRIGSNVKIVNSIVMNHVTIGDGCSIQGSVVCSNVQLLERVVLKDCQVGAGFVVIAGSEHKGESLAKKEK, from the exons ATGGATTTTCAAGTGGTTGTATTAGCAGGAGGCTTCTCCAAGACCCTTGTCCCTCTTGTTTCCAAG GAGGTGCCCAAAGCCTTGCTCCCGGTTGCGAACAGGCCAGTTCTTTCTTATGTTTTGGAGCTTCTTGAGCAAAATAACCTTAAGGATCTCATTGTT GTTGTTGAGAGCGAAAGCGCGGCTTTGCTTATAGGAGGTTGGATATCAAGTGCCTATGTTGATCGCCTGCACGTGGAG GTGGCAGCAGTTCCTGAAGAAATTGGGACAGCTGGTGCTCTGCGAGCTATTGATCACCACTTGACTGCAAGTGATATCTTG GTTGTGAGTGGTGATCTTGTTTGTGATGTCCCACCTGGGGTTGTAGCTGCTACTCATCGACGACACGATGCAGTAGTCACTGCAATGCTTTGTTCTAATCCTGTTAGTGGATCAACAGAATCAGGTTCCTCTGGCGTAAAGGACAAAGCCAAGAAACGCTATAACATAATAGGACTGGACCCCACAAAGCAGTTTCTGTTGCATGTAGCAGCTG GAGTTGAAGTTGAGAAAGATGTACGAGTTCAGAAGAGCATCCTCAGAGCAGTAGGCCAG ATGGATATTCGTGCTGATTTAATGGACGCTCATATGTATGCTTTCAAGAG GTCTGTTTTGCAAGAGGTTCTGAATCAAAAAGAAGCTTTCCAGAGCCTAAGACGAGATGTTTTACCTTATCTAGTTAGAAGCCAGCTG AGATCTGAACTGTTGTTAAATGGAGTGCAATCAGAAGAAAATGGGAATGATAAGGATGCTTCACAGAATCCCAAAATTGTGCTGTCTCAGCTTCTGGCTAATGCATCTACCCCAAGTTTTCATGAATTGCAGCATGCCTTGGGTCCAAATGGTTTCTCTCTTAGTCCAAGGAAAACTCATAAATGCTGTGTCTATATTGCCAGCAACAGCAACTATTGTGTACGCTTGAATACCATCCAGGCATTCTCTGACATAAATCGAGat GTCATAGGGGATGCAAGTCACCTTTCTGGCTATTCTTTCTCTGCTCAGAATAACATTATTGATCCATCTGCTGTGCTTGGTTCAAAGACAACT GTGGGACCACAGTGTATGCTAGGGGAAGGTTCACAGATGGGTGATAAATGCAGTGTAAAGAAGTCAGTTATTGGCCGTCACTGCCGGATAGGTTCAAATGTTAAG ATTGTTAATTCCATTGTTATGAACCATGTCACCATTGGAGATGGTTGTTCAATCCAAGGTTCTGTTGTTTGTAGTAACGTGCAACTCCTAGAACGCGTTGTTTTGAAGGACTGTCAG GTTGGAGCAGGTTTTGTAGTCATTGCTGGGAGTGAACACAAGGGAGAATCATTGGCAAAGAAAGAGAAGTAG